GTTCTTCCTCGCACTTCTGATTTTGTGGACCCaaatctcttcctcttccccttTCTAATTCCTTCCAAGGAATTTTCACGTTCCGTCACTTTccacaatttatttttatttttatttttcaaataaccCTCCTCTTCTTGCTTTTTCACCCTTGTCGTCTAGTTATTTACCGTTAAATTTGTAGTTTTAGTCCTTTtacttttactatatttttttttaaaaaaattcatctttATTTACTTATGAGTGTCTTAGAAAACGGTTAGACTATTCCGTCTCTTTCCATTATTTCTTCCCTTCTCATTCACACACTACGATTTGCTTTTCATTAACGCACCGAAATTCATTGAAAAAACCAAACTCAAGTTGTAAAGGTTCGAGAAGTAGACAACAAGTAATAACTTTTTAGCCTTCCCTAACCTAGGATCTTATATTTtcggtttttttttcaatagaCGCCTAAATTTTGTGTAGTAAGCCTCTCAacatatatttgtattaatagACTAGTGTATTAGGAAAATATGTCTATAGAATAGTTcatagataaataatttttgtaaactaattcaaattaaaacctACTTTAAGTCGAAACTCTAAAAACCAATCACTATCTCATCccatattaagaaaaataatatttaaacctAAGAAAGGAGTAGATTATTGGAGTagactaaatatttatttataaggcattaatgaaataaaaatacaattcGATATGgatactatttttattaattgtgTCACCTTCATTgtcttttttaagaattatgtgaggttcaacaaaattaaataattatttataaatagaaatGATATCGTGACTATAGGAAGTATGCACCATCATGATAGtgtacatttttttgttctgcACTAACAATCATATCtacctatttttattttatattggtAAGGAACGTTTCGTTATttttataagcaatgtttaaTTTTCCTATCAAGCTGATATGAGATTTTACCTACCAtaacaaataattcaaatattgaaaaaattaatattacttttgttTGTGTCggcaaaatataattaataataataataattaccatttaactataaaatttaaaaaaaaaaaattgtacacGAAACATTGAACAAAGTGGTTAAAGATGCAATACGAAAGTTAGAGCAAAAGTAAGCTTATGATGGTGTCGCTCTCTCTCTAGGATTGGTCATATGATGATGTCGCTCTCTCTCTATGattaatcatataatatgAAGTTTATAATACATTATTGCTTGTGATGTGAGGCTAAATTACATATTAAGGTCATAAACAAGCGACTAAATTGAAGGGTAAATATGTAAAATACAGTTAATCAGTCATGTTGGAAGGTAATCAATGGATAAGGGGTCAAATTACATTAGTAGTTCCACTAGTTAGTGTCCAATTAagaatgtttaattaattacgtGTCAATCCTAGAAAAAACAGTTATAATTACGTGTCCGTTTGATGAAGGAGATGACGTGgcattcttttctttgaccTTTGAAATATCAGAGATagtaacaattaaaaatttagtgtctagtttgacttgaattaggttattatttaaataatcttGTATTATAACAATTATAAGTGGAGACATTAGGTGAAATGCATTACTTAACtggcttttttctttttgtgaccattaatttccttttttatatatgttttcttatttaccgtattatttgtttctcatttaTATCTATAAATATTCTGGAAGATTTAATTTAGttgcatcattttttttcatgaatttatttatttttttggtacaGATGGACCAATATAGTGATAACACGTAATATAagcataatattttttaaaaataaaattcgaTTATATATTTGTCTCTATATTTTTGcatcatatttaaatcaattttatttcaatcattttaaattcacCATAGTTGTCTAGATACtatgtattaaaaattagttgaTTATATTAAAATCACACGTCAATCTATGCTAGAATCAGATAattcttatattatattaattttatggaagtcataattcaaaataaataaataaataatatatatatatatatatatatatatatatatatatgctttaacaataatctaaaaaatagtttaattgaCAAAATATTGCTTTTTTTCGTGCATATTAGTAATTTCCCTCAAATCTTCTAACTTGGTACTCCATATACTTTGGATTTCAATTAATCTCTGTTGgtattttctaaaattggttaaataaataataataaacttcattaaaaaatacatattatatttaacaaaaagataataaagaccaattttttaagaaaaattaaaaataaactcatAGTAGAaaccaattttaatatttaatgaaattataaaaacaatatatataattttttttttctgccgTGGATCTTGACAGGTGATTTAGATTGAAAATGTCAGCTTCATTCACTAGAATGGAACATATAATAACACAACGAGACATAAAATGAAGggaaagtttttatttattttttccatttcttgtGGGAAATTTTTGAAACAGGAAAGGCAACGTGGTTGGGTCAAAGAGCCACCAAAACTACTGCTCACTAATTGAAAAtcacttttaaataaaatggtgtgaaagttatctatttataatttaataaaatatatatggtaatataaatatttgtttataatgaaaaattaaaaaaaaaaaatatatatatatatttatttgataaactataattcaataccgaatattctttaattatatttgtcaatataaaaataaaaaaaaatggaaaacaagataaaaaaaaaaaaaaaaagaaagaNAAGAAAGAAAACCACCCTATATATGAAAAGAGCCAAACTACTATAcattattaagaatatttgttaaaactAGGGCATCATGTGAAAGTATTATAAATTACCGAGACAGGGAGAGAgtaataaattgaaagataaatcaattgaaaaatacatacggtttaaggaaaaaatggaagaataaattcccagaaagaaaataaaaagaaaattaggtaataataataaaaaagaaaacagaggaaagcAGAGGAaaccccaaaaaaataatgcaCAGCATGTAGTGGCAGTGAGAGAGCagcttttatatatatatatatatatatatgcgaGCCCTTGTATTTGAAGATGGAACAGTGAATCTTATAGTTTTAAAGTGTGAGAGATTTTTAAGATCCAGCATCGAAAGTCTGCAACTTTTCCCTGAAAATCGTTGTGGGATTTCTTGattcttgagaaaaaaatcttttgtCGGACGCGTTTTCAAGACTgttcctcttccttctctatCTGTTTTGAAAActgttcttctctgttttctctctTCCCTCCAAGCTTCAAAAATGGCGACAAAACGCAGTAATATTTGAtcacttctttcttctttcaatcaCACACCTCTGTTTCTCTttacctttgttttttttaacttccCCCCTTCTCTGTTTCACTCATTTCCACTTTCTATTTCACCTAATCATCTTCCTTTTCCCCCCAACCCTTGCAAgattttacaaattttcaagagattaccactttatttttcttcaagtgTTCTCCGTCTTCtgctttttttacttttacccTTTTTGGTTcagtgtttcttcttctttgctctgttttttctcttctgtGCTCTGTTTTCTGGGGAGCAATGGGCAGAGTAATCAAAGTGATTTCACTCAAGCATTTCTTCGTGCTGTCCATGGCTTTGAACGTCAGCTTGATTCTAAGAGCTATAAATCAGGATAACAGAGCTCCAATGGCAGTTCAGAAGGGAATTAACGCTGCCCAAATGACATTTTTGTCCTTCCCTTTGCTATCATCGCCAACAGCAGCCACTCCTGCAACTCAACCTCTTGgtcaaaatggaagagaaagagTTATAAACCTTGACCAGTAAGTACTCTCCGCTTCACTCTTAATCCATTTTCCCTTTCTGCTTTTTTACCTTCTGTGTTTCAAATCTAATGGGATTCTGTTTTACCTTTACCATCGTCCTGCATCAGAATTAACCCCACcatattgtaaattttttctGATGGGGGGAGGGGCAAGGGGGTAATTTCCACGTAATTTCCCAGCTTTTTAGGTGTGGACTTTGCTTTGGGGGTGTCAAAGCCACGAACCTGTTTGGGGATGTCAGTgatattttggaaaaaaaaaaaaataatacatatatttaatttaaccgTACAAAAAACATgttctctaaaaaaataaaaaaaaaactgctaGGCTTGTTTCAATTTAAAGCCCCCCCTGGCTTGGAAACGAGGCTGCCCTGTGTTTTGGGATTTGTCTAAAAGCCGCTTTGATCCATGCCGTTTTGCTGCTAACATAGACACAGACAGCTCCTCGCTCTTTGTAAGCTGTGCTacgatttttaaattttaatttttacatgaggaaaatattattataattgtgTTAGTAAGTTCGAGAATGCACCATGAACGGTGGAGATTTGAAGTTGACCCCAGAAAATGGCATCGTGGTGGTTCTTTTTTTGGACTGAAATAACTTTTATTGTTCTCCATTcaagaatgagaatgagaataagaagaataagaagaggaagattcttgttttttgtggGAGCCACGTGGCTTATTCAACCTTGCATGCAACACCAAAACCCCGTCTTTGTGGTTCTCTTTTAACTTTTGGCCGCccattacaaaagaaaaataaataattaaaaaaaaaaaaaagatgatgtTTGGAAATTAGTATCTTGTTCCACCACTTTGTGGGTCCCATCTAGATTTTAACTTCCCTCCACTTGTTCTCCACATTGAGATCATATGGTTGATCGAGTGATGCAGAACCAGTAGGGACGGGACCGGACCGGACCCTCTGTTTTGTTCCCTCTTCCATACGGAGGTTTTAGGGTACAGAAACTGGAAATTTAAGCTTAATTTAATAGATTTGATCAAGATTTGAGCAAGTTGGATTGTAATATGATTTAAATGCAGTGGTGACCCGACAATGTATGAGAAGTATTGGAAGCAAATGGGGGACAAGGCCACAATCGTGATCCCTGGATGGCAATCAATGAGTTATTTCTCTGATGTGAAGAACCTGTGTTGGTTCTTGGAGCCTGAATTCGCCAAGCAAATTGTGAGGGTGCATAAGGTGGTCGGTAACGCCCTGACAGAGGGACGACACATTGTTGTCGGGACGGGCTCGTCCCAGCTCTTCTCAGCTGCACTCTATGCGTTGGCCCCGCAAGATGCGTCGAACCCGATCAGCGTGGTCTCTGCAGCCCCATACTACTCGGTGAGTTTATGATGGGACACATGCTTCTGTTTGATTCTGTTTGTTGCTTTGTATTTTGgatcctttttttatttttattttttttaaacaaattagaaGAATCTTATAAAGTCAACAgcgatttatttattttgaattcttttactCCACATGCACTGTCTGATATGTTCTTTAATGAATGGGAGGTCGCAGAAACAGGaatttatatgtatttatatgaaatgtcGTGGAATTAAGACATGTTCCTTCCATTAAAGTTTGTCAAGTGAACTGAATCAACTCCACGTTGTTTTTCTGTGCTTTTTATATTGAGCTTTTATGaatgttcttttttaataattgaaatggaACCTAACCCAATCACATGATCTATACATACAGTGTTACCCTTTGATGACCGACAGCATCAAGTCAGGGCTCCACAAATGGGCTGGCGATGCGAAGGTATTCAACAAGGACGAGCCCTACATTGAATTGGTCACCTCCCCCAACAATCCTGATGGCTTCATTCGACATTCCATGGTGAATAGAACTGGTGGTATATTGGTCCATGACCTTGCTTATTATTGGCCGCAATATACGCCTATATCGTCCCCGGCTGACAACGACTTGACGCTCTTCACTGTCTCAAAGATTACTGGTCATGCTGGAATGCGCATTGGGTGGGCTCTTGTGAAGGATGTTGAAGTTGCTAAGAAAATGACCAAATTCATTGAGCTGAATACCATTGGTGTGTCTAAGGACTCGCAGATTCGAGCTGCTAAAGTTCTCGAAGTAGTGTCCGATAGTTGCGAACAAGCCGGTGGTTCGGAGCATGTCGAATCATTCTTCCATTTCAGCCATGCCCTCATGACTGAGAGATGGAGGATGCTAAGGGAGGCAGTGAAACGTAGCGGCATATTTAGTTTGCCTGAATTTTCTTCTGCACATTGCAACTTCTTTGACAACAAGTTGGGATCTCAACCTGGCAAGAACAACATCCACTAAATCTTTGAATGCATTCATTTTAGTTGTTTTAACTTTGATGACTGACTTTGTTTGTCCTCTGCTCTGCAGCATTCGCTTGGTTAAAATGCGATGGAGATGACGTCGATGATTGCGAGAGCTTCCTCCGACGCCATAAGATCCTCACACGAGGCGGGAAGCATTTCGGTGTGAGCCCGAAATATGTCCGAATTAGCATGATGGATCGTGAAGAAAcctatgatttatttatacaaaGATTGTCGCAGATCAGGTCATGACTTCTGAAACTCTGCTGATCCCTTCACACAAAGGTTTTGGGCTTGCAAAATGTAaatttcaaaaggaaaagagcaatatttattattaatttttattttgcagCTCATTGTTCCATTTTATATTGTACTACTTCATCTAGTTAGTTGGAAGCCGTTGAAATCAATAAATGGGTTAACAaggtttaaaatattcattaatataattattttttaaaataaattattcttcTGAATATAGGACTCCAAATCCCTTGCCCTACGTTTTCTTTTATCCATAATAGCCCAGATTCTGGGCCTTCCGATGGGCCCAGTTTCAACCCGTAATTGGAGCCCagtgacacaatcgcactttcgaaggcagcggactagcgattgtgcggcacgcactttccagcgacaagtgagttaagccaatttgttcttgcgtcgcctacggccaagcgacgtacggtcgagcctctagcctcggttttaaaagaaggttttagaaaacgaggagagagcgagatttttgaaagagagattttagaaagagacgttatataagcaagcaagagaaagataacaacggcttagcatataNcgtgtgtcacagtgtggcctaagtgagccctgtggcctaagtgagctaccctgtggcacatacgtgtgtcacagtgtgggcgagcgtgccgagacgagtgtctcgggcgacttcctttgaaatgggtttttgaaggacagtaccggacggcacgggtgtgccggtattgcgccctagcccgcgtgttggaggttgctacatacacccgctatccggtacggtatccgtaaatgactcggcatgggcacgggagggcctatgcctcgatagaacccggatggatggatgttcgggaagtcccgatgagatgaacgacacgcgggcccattctcgatggcacGACTGAACGAGTTATGATGGCCGACGACATCCCGAGACTCgggatggcgtcaagacatatggaccccgtcgatggggatcgagatggcaagatgagatgcgacgttgtattgagagaccttggcccgagtagaggcaaggtcgagccgaacGAGTTGGCCTAGcatagaggcaagtcggatgtgtcgcAGATGATTGGACATACACGCacaggcggcgtgtgtggttggacaagcttggattccgcacaagcgatgttcgattggcgaagacaaacctcgcctaaggtccgacgaagccacaaagccggggcgaaaaatatatatggggcttaattccccttaaggctggTCGTGAGCGTGTATAGATCACGACGCCGCACGGTCAAGAAAATAGGACCGTGACACCCAGCTCATGTTCAAACCTGCAATGCCATTGGATATGTCGCCTCAAAAGCTGTACAGCCCAACGGTTATTTTAATGCCTTTGCCTCGTGGGACAACTTGTCTTCAAGGTACTCACTGTAACACCCTTAATTGGGGGGCGCATGGGAAAGTTGGAGCCATCGTGGGCCAATTCATCTCCCAAATTCTTGTGAACATAGATTTTTCGTTTAGCTGGTTAAGCTTATGTCGTTTACTGACCGTGTGACCTAGTAGGTCTTTTAGGATAGTGTTTTAGAATCAGGACTAGTGATATGCATTGTGTAAGGAGTGGAAGTGAATAATCGGTTGGGGTCCACTCTCTTAAACCCATTATAAGACAAGGGATCATACAGGTGTATAAGCCCGAACTAGGTAACACGCTGACCAAGTTTAAGGGCTCAAGACCCGAAACATAGGTCCTTAGGACCAAGTTCTATAGAATCAACTCTATACTTAATCTTTATGTTAAAGTTCAGATTATGGTACCTATTGTTAAAGTCCAGATTATGGTACCTTAGCCTCAGCCATGGACACTATAAATAACCTACAAGTAGGCGGTAGACTGTTTACGGAATATTTTACATGTTTTTCAAGTAATTAGGTTAGTCTCACACTATGTTGTAAGGAATCGTAGACGATTGCAGAGTCAAAAAATATGGAATCTAGATCCTGAATATGGATCGAAGGACTTAAGGTTTGCGCTCAAGATCTCAGGTGGAAAAATTACAAAGGAGGCGAAgagtcatatatatatatatatatatatatataaaaagagggtaaaataagaataacaaaatcttatttaaaaaatgatttaccatatttataaataaaacctAGTTTGCAATTCACTATAATCACCCAAAACTAAACGACTTTTGGCGCGAAGCCTCAATGCCCTTACTCGAGGCATCCATTTTGGCGATTTCAGTACGTTTCTTCTCTCATGATGGTCGATAAAATACAACCAGCGACGCAAG
This sequence is a window from Cucurbita pepo subsp. pepo cultivar mu-cu-16 chromosome LG04, ASM280686v2, whole genome shotgun sequence. Protein-coding genes within it:
- the LOC111793207 gene encoding tryptophan aminotransferase-related protein 2-like isoform X1, whose product is MGRVIKVISLKHFFVLSMALNVSLILRAINQDNRAPMAVQKGINAAQMTFLSFPLLSSPTAATPATQPLGQNGRERVINLDHGDPTMYEKYWKQMGDKATIVIPGWQSMSYFSDVKNLCWFLEPEFAKQIVRVHKVVGNALTEGRHIVVGTGSSQLFSAALYALAPQDASNPISVVSAAPYYSCYPLMTDSIKSGLHKWAGDAKVFNKDEPYIELVTSPNNPDGFIRHSMVNRTGGILVHDLAYYWPQYTPISSPADNDLTLFTVSKITGHAGMRIGWALVKDVEVAKKMTKFIELNTIGVSKDSQIRAAKVLEVVSDSCEQAGGSEHVESFFHFSHALMTERWRMLREAVKRSGIFSLPEFSSAHCNFFDNKLGSQPAFAWLKCDGDDVDDCESFLRRHKILTRGGKHFGVSPKYVRISMMDREETYDLFIQRLSQIRS
- the LOC111793207 gene encoding tryptophan aminotransferase-related protein 2-like isoform X2, with the protein product MYEKYWKQMGDKATIVIPGWQSMSYFSDVKNLCWFLEPEFAKQIVRVHKVVGNALTEGRHIVVGTGSSQLFSAALYALAPQDASNPISVVSAAPYYSCYPLMTDSIKSGLHKWAGDAKVFNKDEPYIELVTSPNNPDGFIRHSMVNRTGGILVHDLAYYWPQYTPISSPADNDLTLFTVSKITGHAGMRIGWALVKDVEVAKKMTKFIELNTIGVSKDSQIRAAKVLEVVSDSCEQAGGSEHVESFFHFSHALMTERWRMLREAVKRSGIFSLPEFSSAHCNFFDNKLGSQPAFAWLKCDGDDVDDCESFLRRHKILTRGGKHFGVSPKYVRISMMDREETYDLFIQRLSQIRS